Part of the Ficedula albicollis isolate OC2 chromosome 18, FicAlb1.5, whole genome shotgun sequence genome, gggctgatATAAGCCTCGGGAAAAGGGCCGGGAGGGGAAGGCACGGctcccccaaaacacacacacacacaaagcgCCTGGGATGGCCTTTGGGAAAAGATCCCGGTAGGGGAAAGCACAGcacccccaaaacacacacacacaaggccTGGGATGGCCTTTGGGAAAGGACCCGGAGAAGGGAAGGCACAGcacccccaaaacacacacacacaaagcctGGGATGGCCTTTGGGAAAGGATCCCGGTAGGGGAAAGCACAGcacccccaaaacacacacaccccccccccccccccccccccccccccccccccccccccccccccccccccccccccccccccccccccccccccccccccccccccccccccccccccccccccccccccccccccccccccccccccccccccccccccccccccccccccccccccccccccccccccccccccccccccccccccccccccccccccccccccccccccccccccccccccccccccccccccccccccccccccccccccccccccccccccccccccccccccccccccccccccccccccccccccccccccccccccccccccccccccccccccccccccccccccccccccccccccccccccccccccccccccccccccccccccccccccccccccccccccccccccccccccccccccccccccccccccccccccccccccccccccccccccccccccccccccccccccccccccccccccccccccccccccccccccccccccccccccccccccccccccccccccccccccccccccccccccccccccccccccccccccccccccccccccccccccccccccccccccccccccccccccccccccccccccccccccccccccccccccccccccccccccccccccccccccccccccccccccccccccccccccccccccccccccccccccccccccccccccccccccccccccccccccccccccccccccacggaggggaaggggaagtgggagaaggaaatgggagaagaGATGGAGGGGAGCGAGGTGCCGGGGTTCGGGCCCGGGGAGCGGAGCCTGCCCCAGGGGTGCGGCGGTGCGGGGTGCCCGGTGCTGCGGGCAGCGAGGCCGATGGCGCAGCGGTTCCGATGTGCGGTACGGGGGCAGGGGAGGTGTCCAGGGGCAGAGGCGCAGACGTGCGGGGCGCAGGGAGGCGGGTGCGGATGTCCTGGGCTCACAGAGGCTTGTAGAGGTGCAGATGTGCGGGGTGTAGAGGTGCGGACATTCTGTGCACTGCACAGAACCAGAGctgtccccacccctccctcccctcgCCGCTGCCACACAAACCCGACACTGAGCAGTGGCACcaaaccccagccctgtcccctgtccctgcctgtctcCAGTGACAGTcgctgccctccctgcccacgCCGATGTCCCCGCTCCCGGCTGACACTGCCGCTGCTGGCACTGGCGCTGTTGTGGCCGCGGTGGGCGCAGCAGCTccgtcccagccctgcccaccccgATCCGCCAGGATTTGGCCTCTCCCTTTGTTTTGGGGTGCGCTCGGTGACGCAAATCGGGCGCAAAGCTGAGGAGCAGCCTCGGGGCGCTGCCAGCGAGGCTTTATCGCCCTCGTGACGTGTGGATAACGATAGTGATGACGATAGTGAAAAAGGACAATCATAACAATAGTGATAACGATATTGGTAACGATAACGAGCGCATCCTCGTCAGCAGTTCCCATTccccggggccccccccccccccccccccccccccccccccccccccccccccccccccccccccccgctgtgcTCCCCCATTCCCGGGGCTGATCCCGCTGTGCTCCCCCATTCCCGGGGCTGATCCCGCTGTGCTCCCCCATTCCCGGGGCTGATCCCGCTGTGCTCCCCCATTCCCGGGGCTGATCCCGCTGTGCTCCCCCATTCCCGGGGCTGATCCCGCTGTGCTCCCCCATTCCCGGGGCTGATCCCGCTGTGCTCCCCCATTCCCGGGGCTGATCCCGCTGTGCTCCCCCATTCCCGGGGCTGATCCCGCTGTGCTCCCCCATTCCCGGGGCTGATCCCGCTGTGCTCCCCCATTCCCGGGGCTGATCCCGCTGTGCTCCCCCATTCCCGGGGCTGATCCCGCTGTGCTCCCCCATTCCCGGGGCTGATCCCGCTGTGCTCCCCCATTCCCGGGGCTGATCCCGCTGTGCTCCCCCATTCCCGGGGCTGATCCCGCTGTGCTCCCCCATTCCCGGGGCTGATCCCGCTGTGCTCCCCCATTCCCGGGGCTGATCCCGCTGTGCTCCCCCATTCCCGGGGCTGATCCCGCTGTGCTCCCCCATTCCCGGGGCTGATCCCGCTGTGCTCCCCCATTCCCGGGGCTGATCCCGCTGTGCTCCCCCATTCCCGGGGCTGATCCCGCTGTGCTCCCCCATTCCCGGGGCTGATCCCGCTGTGCTCCCCCATTCCCGGGGCTGATCCCGCTGTGCTCCCCCATTCCCGGGGCTGATCCCGCTGTGCTCCCCCATTCCCGGGGCTGATCCCGCTGTGCTCCCCCATTCCCGGGGCTGATCCCGCTGTGCTCCCCCATTCCCGGGGCTGATCCCGCTGTGCTCCCCCATTCCCGGGGCTGATCCCGCTGtgctcccccattcccagggctgctccccgTTGTGCTTCTCCgggctgggctctgtgtcccGGCCCGGCTCTCCGCACACCCGGAgatgttcctgctgctgtggccatCAAACATTCATGACCTTTAGCTGCGCTGCTCAGCCGGAGCCCCACGGCCTCTACATATTAAATATTTCGCCATTAAAAAAGCATGAAGCGACATTTCCTTTCGCCCTGTCCCTAATTCACTTCCATCTCCGGAGCGCGTGCCGGAGGTTTCAGAGCTCGTCGGGCTGGCAGGAAGAGGCGGCCGCTGCCCTGGACAAGGCAAATGAGGACGAGGCGGCCGGAAAGGCAGCGGGAGCcgctgctgccagagctgggcaaaggcttggagctgcagagagaacGAGGGGCCCCTTGGCACCGGGAGCAGAGCGGGGTGCGGTGTGGGGACCCCCCGGCCCcaggagcggggctggggccgTCACTGCCCCTCCCGGAGCAGCCTGTGGAGCAGAGTCCCCGGACAGGCTCCGGGGCGGATAAGGAGATAAGGATAAGGGTAACACCCACTGGGAGAGCCCCTCGCccccggcacagcccggggGTCTTTGCTGAGCCTCGCCCCCCCTCCCGGGGGCTCCCCGCTTGTCAGGGACAAAGGCGGGGAGCGGTGACGGGACAGCCGAGCTGCTCCCGAGGAGTTTGGCGCAGCACGGAGAAggtgaggaaaaggagaaggtcCTTAAGGACGGAGCCTTGCTCGGGAGGTGCCGCGGTGCCAGCGGATGCtcagggaggtgctgcaggtgcaggtCAGGAACAACCTGCGGCTGCTCTTATCACAACAGAAACAGTCCgattttaaaggcaaataaaaagcctttaaaatgtTAGGATGCCTATAAAAGTGCCCGCTAagtgcagcctgagctgtgaGTTCTGCGTCAGCGCTGTCCGGAGCGATGTCCTGGGTGCCTCTTCaggctccagcctctgctggaggctgcttttcctccagctcACTCTTCTGTCCGTGAATACAGAGCTcagtctgcagcactgcagcgCGTTCTGAGGCTAAAATCCATCGGTTCCAACCATTTCCCGGGGGGCAGACCGGGAACGCTGGAGCCCCACGgccgtgtccccccccccccccccccccccccccccccccccccccccccccccccccccccccccccccccccccccccccccgcccgccccagcccccagcacctcctgccccgGGCGCTGCGCAGGGAGCGAGCCCCACAGCGGGAACACCAAGGTTATCCTCGGCAAAATAAAGGATTCATTTACTGCTCGTGTTGCTGGTTGATGTTATCTCAGCCCACGGGGTGTTTACAGCCCCCCAGCCGGGCTCGGCGCGGAactggggcaggaaggggcGATGCGGGCGCGGAGCTGCTCCACCCCCGGCTGTATTTACCCCAAATAAaccggggccggggccggccCTCACCTTTAAAGCGCGGGCAGGTGCCGGGGCCGGAGCGGACCCGGCAGGGGTGGCCGAGCTGGCACATGCTGCAGGTGGGGCTCAGCCTGCCCCGCTGCCCCGGGGGCGCGGCCGCCGCCTTCCCCATGGCCCAGCCGGCCGCGGGCGAGGACACGGGCACCGGGCGAGGTGAGTGCGCCGAGCGGGGCCCGCCTGTGCCGGGACACGGCCGGCGGAGCAGAGGGGCCGGGGCAGACCCAAATTCCTGCCCCGAGCTGGGGCCTCCGTTCGGCACCCGGGGCCGGGGCACCGGCGGTCGGGTGGGCTCGGGCGGATGCTGCTCGGTACCCGGGCAGGGCGGCATCCTGGGGAGAGGACGAGGTGAATTTGGGGATCGCGGGGCGCAAA contains:
- the STX8 gene encoding syntaxin-8 yields the protein MGEHSGISPGNGGAQRDQPREWGSTAGSAPGMGEHSGISPGNGGAQRDQPREWGSTAGSAPGMGEHSGISPGNGGAQRDQPREWGSTAGSAPGMGEHSGISPGNGGAQRDQPREWGSTAGSAPGMGEHSGISPGNGGAQRDQPREWGSTAGSAPGMGEHSGISPGNGGAQRDQPREWGSTAGSAPGMGEHSGISPGNGGAQRDQPREWGSTAGSAPGMGEHSGISPGNGGAQRDQPREWGSTAGSAPGMGEHSGISPGNGGAQRDQPREWGSTDIRTRLPAPRTSAPLPLDTSPAPCFGGAVLSPTGILSQRPSQALCVCVLGVLCLPFSGSFPKGHPRPCVCVFWGCCAFPYRDLFPKAIPGALCVCVFWGSRAFPSRPFSRGLYQPIPAHQTPADPSGSHPIPLSHYPIPSRLPGLSRCLAPRLPLLAAARQLAQDIAERIQERNRCQRSGESSAKVNVAIRASLQSLGEKIEQLRELLLRAVSTRQITQLEGDRRQNLVDDLLTRHRQLEASYRNEGPEPDMSRSSLMAGGAKRGVTNPWLLEESEETRGLGFDELRQQQRRIIEEQDAGLDALSSIISRQKQMGQEIGNELDEQNEIIDDLTNLVENTDDRLRNQTRHVRMVDKKSTSCGMLVVIVLLLIAIAVVALWPTG